The Chryseobacterium sp. JV274 sequence CTCCAGTTTCATCACTCCAAGATCTCCTTCTCCACGTCTTCTTACAGAAATCGTGCCTTCATTTTCTTCATTTTCCCCTACTACAAGCATAAAAGGAATCTTATTCAATTCCGCATCACGGATTTTTTTACCTGTCTTCTCGTTTCTGTCGTCAATCTGACCGCTAATATCGTGATTTTCCAAAAATTGTGAAACTTTTTTTGAATAATCTACATATTTTTCACTGATCGGTAGAATAATAAACTGCTCCGGGCTTAACCATAATGGGAAATCACCTGCTGTGTTTTCCAACAAAATAGCAATAAAACGCTCCATAGAACCAAATGGTGCTCTGTGGATCATTACCGGTCTGTGTTTTTCATTATCATTTCCGATATAATGAAGATCAAATCTTTCAGGAAGGTTATAATCTACCTGGATTGTTCCCAGCTGCCATTTTCTTCCCAAAGCATCTTTCACCATGAAGTCAAGCTTAGGTCCATAGAATGCCGCTTCGCCGTATTCCACAACTGTTTTTAATCCTTTCTTCTGAGCTGCATTGATGATGGCACTTTCTGCTTTCTCCCAATTTTCATCAGAACCGATATATTTTTGTTTGTTTTCAGGATCTCTTAATGATACCTGAGTTACAAAATCTTCAAACCCTAAAGATTTGAAAACATAAAGAGTTAAATCGATTACTTTTTCAAATTCTTCAGAAAGCTGATCCGGAGTACAGAAAAGGTGAGCATCATCCTGAGTAAATCCACGAACTCTTGTCAATCCGTGAAGCTCTCCACTTTGCTCATATCTGTAAACAGTTCCGAATTCTGCATATCTCTTAGGCAAATCTCTGTAGCTCCATTGTGAAGTCTTGTAAATTTCACAGTGGTGAGGACAGTTCATTGGCTTCAATAAGAATTCTTCTCCTTCATTCGGAGTTTTGATCGGCTGGAAGCTGTCTTCCCCATATTTATCCCAGTGTCCTGAAGTTACATAGAGTTCTTTTGCCCCAATGTGTGGAGACATTACAAACTCATAACCTCCTTTTTTCTGAGCATCTGAAAGGAAATTTTCAAGCTTTCTTCTTAAAGCAGTTCCTTTTGGTAACCAAAGTGGCAACCCGGCACCTACTTTTTCAGAGAATGCAAAAATTCCAAGTTCTTTACCTAATTTTCTGTGGTCTCTTCTTTTAGCTTCCTCTAATCTTTCAAGATATTCAGTAAGGTCTTTCTGTTTAGGGAAAGAAATACCATATACTCTTGTCAATTGAGGGTTCTTTTCATTTCCTCTCCAATACGCTCCTGCTGCATTTAAAATTTTAACCGCTTTTACGATTCCAGTATTCGGAATGTGACCACCACGACATAAGTCTGTGAAGTTATCATGCGTTACAAAAGTGATTTCTCCATCATTGAGATTAGAGATCAATTCCACTTTGTAAGGATTGTCTGCATATGTTTTTAAAGCCTCTTCTTTAGAAACCGGGTAAAGAGAGAAGGTAGAACCTTTCTTCGCGTTTTCTAAGATCTTTTTTTCAATCTTTTCAAAATCTTTTTCAGATAAGCTTTCATCCCCGAAATCTACGTCATAATAGAATCCGCTTTCAATGGCAGGGCCAATCGTCAACTTAGCATTAGGATAAAAGTCAAGGATAGCCTGCGCCAAAAGGTGGGCAGAAGAGTGCCAGAAAGCCTTCTTTCCAAGATCATCATTCCAGGTCAAAAGCTGTACCGTAGAATCCGTGGTTATAGGTGTGGTTGTTTCTACTTGTTTGTCATTAACAATTGCGGAAATGGTGTTTCTAGCCAATCCCTCGCTTATAGATTTTGCCACATCTAGAGGAGTCACTGCTCCCTCGAATTCTTTGACACTATTGTCTGGAAGTGTAATTTTTATCATTGTTTACTAAGAAATTTTAAGAGGCAAAAATACGGAATTTTTAGATAAAATACTATATCCATCTGTATTTAGAATGAGAATTAATATCGAAAATAGAAAGATTTTTAACGTTTGGGAGTCATATGCTTTAGATTGCAGTGTTCTCAGAAAATAATTCTGTCACTTTTATTGCCTTAGTATGGCTGGAATTTGTCGTTTTCTCGGGTTTGTTTTTAAATAGATTACAGAAAAAGCAATAGAAATTTTAAATCTTACAAAAAGAATAAAAATATAAGTTTAGAAGATTAAAAATAATATCTTAATCCGATGAATACAGGATATTGATACAATAATAAAAGGTTAGAATAAATGAGGACAAGAAATTGTACTTGTCTTTTATAAATTTCTGAAATACAATAGACCCTATTCAATCAGAATCCAATACATATTAATTTCAAAAATTACAATCCCTATGAACAGGATAAACATCGATTTACATTGTGATCTTTTATATTACCTTTTAAGATCAGATTCAGCGCTTGATGATAAAGAAATAGG is a genomic window containing:
- the thrS gene encoding threonine--tRNA ligase, with the protein product MIKITLPDNSVKEFEGAVTPLDVAKSISEGLARNTISAIVNDKQVETTTPITTDSTVQLLTWNDDLGKKAFWHSSAHLLAQAILDFYPNAKLTIGPAIESGFYYDVDFGDESLSEKDFEKIEKKILENAKKGSTFSLYPVSKEEALKTYADNPYKVELISNLNDGEITFVTHDNFTDLCRGGHIPNTGIVKAVKILNAAGAYWRGNEKNPQLTRVYGISFPKQKDLTEYLERLEEAKRRDHRKLGKELGIFAFSEKVGAGLPLWLPKGTALRRKLENFLSDAQKKGGYEFVMSPHIGAKELYVTSGHWDKYGEDSFQPIKTPNEGEEFLLKPMNCPHHCEIYKTSQWSYRDLPKRYAEFGTVYRYEQSGELHGLTRVRGFTQDDAHLFCTPDQLSEEFEKVIDLTLYVFKSLGFEDFVTQVSLRDPENKQKYIGSDENWEKAESAIINAAQKKGLKTVVEYGEAAFYGPKLDFMVKDALGRKWQLGTIQVDYNLPERFDLHYIGNDNEKHRPVMIHRAPFGSMERFIAILLENTAGDFPLWLSPEQFIILPISEKYVDYSKKVSQFLENHDISGQIDDRNEKTGKKIRDAELNKIPFMLVVGENEENEGTISVRRRGEGDLGVMKLEDFVAYFKKEAAI